A part of Streptomyces sp. NBC_01497 genomic DNA contains:
- a CDS encoding S8 family peptidase, producing the protein MDSAGTVPRAGLTWSLRGKSLQDVIVAADGERPAPSWQWDGARGRGVRVCVVDSGVEDGHPLVGPVDGAWVVRKDGAELTVSASEPSDSCGHGTACAGIIRRAAPECELYSVQVLGKGFGGTGDVLLAGLRFAIEQGFDVINLSLSTTRVRFAEELRTLADEAYFRRSVIVASAHNTPVESYPWRFASVISVGSHQEEDPDLHLYNPRPPVEFFAPGQNVRVAWLGGTSIRTTGNSFATPYIAGLSARILSKHRRMTTFQLKNALYLSAANVHIGVRGAS; encoded by the coding sequence ATGGACAGCGCGGGGACGGTGCCGCGCGCAGGGCTCACCTGGAGCCTGCGCGGCAAGAGCCTGCAGGACGTGATCGTGGCCGCGGACGGGGAGCGGCCCGCGCCGTCCTGGCAGTGGGACGGCGCGCGCGGGCGGGGCGTACGGGTGTGCGTCGTGGACTCCGGCGTGGAGGACGGCCATCCCCTGGTCGGCCCGGTCGACGGGGCGTGGGTCGTGCGCAAGGACGGAGCGGAGCTCACCGTGTCGGCGAGCGAGCCCTCCGACAGCTGCGGGCACGGCACGGCCTGCGCGGGCATCATCCGCAGGGCGGCGCCGGAGTGCGAGCTGTACAGCGTGCAGGTGCTCGGCAAGGGCTTCGGCGGCACGGGTGACGTGCTGCTCGCGGGACTGCGGTTCGCGATCGAACAGGGTTTCGATGTCATCAACCTCAGCCTGTCCACCACGCGCGTGCGGTTCGCCGAGGAACTGCGCACGCTCGCCGACGAGGCGTACTTCCGCCGCTCGGTGATCGTCGCCTCCGCGCACAACACGCCGGTGGAGAGCTATCCGTGGCGCTTCGCCTCGGTGATCTCGGTGGGCAGCCACCAGGAGGAGGACCCGGATCTGCACCTGTACAACCCGCGGCCCCCGGTGGAGTTCTTCGCCCCGGGCCAGAACGTGCGGGTCGCCTGGCTCGGCGGCACATCCATCCGTACGACGGGCAACAGTTTCGCGACCCCGTACATCGCCGGGCTGAGCGCGCGGATCCTCTCCAAGCACCGCCGGATGACGACTTTCCAGCTCAAGAACGCTCTCTACCTTTCCGCCGCCAACGTACACATCGGTGTCAGGGGTGCCTCGTGA
- a CDS encoding adenylate/guanylate cyclase domain-containing protein, translating to MRCAPCDGELPPNARFCPACGSAVPVESAVAPVEERKVVTVVFCDLVGSTALSGVLDPETLRTVVLRYFDLMRECLEEFGGTVEKFIGDAVMAVFGVPVTHEDDAARASAAALAMLDAVERLNERELHPSLGIRLGVRIGVNTGPAVTSTDVSTRQALVSGETVNIAARLEQASATGEVLIGPETRRAAGAAVRTESVGPLGLKGKEEPVTAHRLLGVVEADPAAGRRFDVPFVGRTAELAWLREAFMSTVVPVRRGANLLTLYGEAGMGKTRLIHEWHKADGDSFAQGSGRCRPYGEHGSLAPLADALRQLLSSVCGELTADHDPGPAEAGATADRTEAARSLDVLAAGLLEDGTPNPSLDDTCAAVVGLLTVVARRRPVVLVVDDCQWASELLLDVLETLAGELTSQAVLFVCMARPDLHDRRPGWGQGRLRPSALTLPGLTPAEAEALAGALTGAGTGTGGTGIGADGGADGLGSAVSVHVLEAAGGNPFYLEQLLTALGQPESGYRLDGAGALPTSLQALLGARIGGLGRAERAVLDLASVVGREFGADDVAALAAEDREGAPGGALHTPAGQGSGGSRGPIDSALARLRRHRLVRVTERQAPGTPGLRFSSGLVHEVTYQSMAKRARAERHERAARLAEARLSEAPPVRGAGPAEADAMVAGHLEHAYRYRAELGLLDARTHELRLGAARLLIRGGSQALARSDLSWAGVLLGRAVELTSPTDDEWVAAARRLGGVRLATGQVDEGRSLLLAVLAATPPVPGGPTPSPVRSASGGGTGGGPTAADAGSRVEAAHALLELAAASAAPDGSSAGSAASRTLPVFERAGDDLGQARACIRIAQDRQLHGRHGAADVLLTRALEHATRSGAEPERALALGAIGISLWRGPEPVPDAVSRARLLLREHGERRPTARLTLSCPLAVLLALQEHWEEADTALADARRLAGELGYAEGAVVLPLFSAAVAALAGDTGRALALLEEAADSGRRLKAEGLLGAVARDTARLLVDEGRFEEAALRLPPPDRPVSGSAPTTPAPSEAADLDGLLARIAAARGEPGEATALADRAVLTAARTDSTVVRAVALLDQAEVLRSSGRRAGAGEAALRAQRCFTAKGHLPGARRAAEMHAALEAGSPPLQHAKPG from the coding sequence ATGCGGTGCGCACCCTGCGACGGAGAACTGCCGCCGAACGCGCGCTTCTGCCCGGCCTGCGGCTCCGCGGTCCCCGTGGAGTCCGCGGTCGCGCCGGTGGAGGAGCGCAAGGTCGTGACCGTGGTCTTCTGCGACCTGGTGGGATCGACGGCACTGTCCGGCGTCCTCGATCCGGAGACGCTGCGCACGGTGGTGCTCCGGTACTTCGACCTGATGCGGGAGTGCCTGGAGGAGTTCGGCGGCACCGTCGAGAAGTTCATCGGCGACGCGGTGATGGCCGTGTTCGGCGTCCCGGTCACGCACGAGGACGACGCGGCGCGGGCGAGCGCCGCGGCCCTGGCCATGCTCGACGCGGTGGAGCGGCTCAACGAGAGGGAACTGCACCCCTCGCTCGGCATCCGCCTCGGCGTCCGGATCGGTGTCAACACCGGCCCCGCCGTGACGAGTACGGACGTGTCGACCCGGCAGGCCCTGGTGTCCGGCGAGACGGTCAACATCGCCGCGCGGCTCGAACAGGCATCCGCCACGGGTGAAGTGCTGATAGGTCCCGAGACGCGGCGCGCCGCGGGCGCCGCGGTCCGCACCGAATCCGTCGGCCCGCTGGGGCTGAAGGGCAAGGAGGAGCCCGTCACGGCCCACCGGCTGCTGGGCGTCGTCGAGGCGGACCCGGCGGCGGGCCGCCGATTCGATGTCCCCTTCGTCGGGCGGACCGCCGAACTCGCCTGGCTTCGCGAGGCGTTCATGTCCACCGTGGTCCCCGTCAGGCGGGGGGCGAACCTGCTGACCCTCTACGGCGAGGCCGGGATGGGCAAGACACGGCTCATTCACGAATGGCACAAGGCGGACGGGGACTCGTTCGCCCAGGGCTCGGGCCGCTGCCGCCCGTACGGGGAACACGGCAGCCTGGCGCCGCTCGCCGACGCGCTCCGGCAGTTGCTGTCGTCGGTGTGCGGGGAGCTGACGGCGGACCACGACCCGGGGCCCGCCGAGGCCGGGGCCACCGCGGACCGGACCGAGGCGGCCAGGTCGCTGGACGTGCTCGCGGCGGGACTGCTGGAGGACGGCACGCCGAACCCGTCGCTGGACGACACCTGCGCGGCCGTTGTCGGTCTGCTCACGGTAGTGGCCCGCAGGCGGCCGGTGGTGCTGGTCGTGGACGACTGCCAGTGGGCGAGCGAACTCCTGCTCGACGTGTTGGAGACGCTGGCCGGCGAACTGACCTCCCAGGCTGTCCTGTTCGTCTGCATGGCGCGCCCTGACCTGCACGATCGGCGTCCCGGCTGGGGGCAGGGACGCCTGCGGCCGTCGGCGCTGACCCTGCCCGGCCTGACTCCGGCGGAGGCGGAGGCGCTCGCCGGGGCGCTGACCGGGGCCGGCACGGGCACGGGCGGCACGGGCATCGGGGCGGACGGCGGCGCGGACGGGCTGGGGTCCGCCGTGTCGGTACACGTCCTGGAGGCAGCCGGCGGCAATCCGTTCTACCTGGAGCAGCTGCTCACCGCACTCGGGCAGCCGGAGTCCGGCTACCGCCTCGACGGGGCGGGCGCCCTGCCGACCAGCCTGCAGGCCCTGCTGGGGGCGAGGATCGGCGGGCTCGGACGAGCCGAGCGGGCCGTACTGGACCTGGCATCGGTGGTGGGACGCGAGTTCGGAGCGGACGACGTCGCCGCGCTCGCGGCGGAGGACCGTGAAGGCGCCCCCGGCGGCGCGCTCCACACTCCCGCGGGGCAGGGCTCCGGCGGGAGTCGCGGGCCGATCGACAGCGCACTCGCCCGCCTGCGGCGGCACCGGCTCGTCCGGGTGACGGAGCGGCAGGCGCCGGGAACGCCGGGGCTGCGCTTCAGCAGTGGGCTGGTCCACGAGGTCACCTACCAGTCCATGGCCAAGCGGGCCCGCGCCGAACGGCACGAGCGGGCCGCCCGACTGGCCGAGGCGCGGCTGTCCGAGGCCCCACCAGTCCGGGGAGCGGGGCCGGCCGAGGCCGACGCGATGGTGGCGGGCCACCTGGAGCACGCCTACCGTTACCGGGCGGAACTGGGCCTGCTGGACGCGCGGACCCACGAACTCCGGCTCGGTGCGGCCCGGTTGCTGATCCGCGGCGGATCACAGGCCCTTGCCAGGTCCGACCTTTCCTGGGCCGGGGTCCTGCTCGGCCGCGCGGTCGAGCTGACCTCACCGACCGATGACGAGTGGGTCGCCGCGGCGCGCCGCCTCGGTGGCGTACGACTGGCGACAGGCCAGGTGGACGAGGGGCGCTCCCTCCTCCTCGCGGTCCTGGCGGCGACCCCTCCCGTGCCGGGCGGGCCCACCCCGTCACCGGTGCGCTCGGCGTCCGGGGGCGGGACCGGCGGGGGCCCCACCGCGGCGGACGCGGGGAGCCGGGTGGAGGCCGCGCACGCCCTCCTCGAACTCGCGGCGGCCTCCGCCGCGCCGGACGGGAGCAGCGCCGGGAGCGCCGCGTCGCGGACCCTGCCGGTGTTCGAACGGGCCGGGGACGACCTGGGACAGGCGAGGGCGTGCATCCGCATCGCCCAGGACAGGCAACTGCACGGCAGGCACGGCGCGGCCGACGTCCTGCTCACGCGGGCCCTGGAACACGCCACGCGATCAGGGGCCGAGCCCGAACGGGCGCTGGCACTCGGCGCGATCGGGATCTCGCTGTGGCGGGGGCCCGAGCCGGTCCCCGACGCGGTCTCGCGCGCCCGGCTGCTGCTGCGGGAGCACGGGGAGCGGCGGCCCACGGCCCGGCTGACGCTGAGTTGCCCCCTCGCGGTGCTGCTCGCACTCCAGGAGCACTGGGAGGAGGCGGACACCGCGCTGGCCGACGCCCGGCGGCTGGCCGGCGAACTCGGCTACGCCGAGGGCGCCGTGGTGCTTCCGCTGTTCTCCGCGGCCGTCGCGGCGCTGGCGGGCGACACGGGCCGGGCCCTGGCCCTGCTGGAGGAGGCGGCGGACTCGGGGCGCCGGCTCAAGGCCGAAGGGCTGCTCGGGGCGGTCGCGAGGGACACGGCACGGCTGCTCGTGGACGAGGGCCGGTTCGAGGAGGCCGCCCTGCGACTGCCCCCGCCGGATCGACCGGTGTCCGGCTCCGCGCCCACCACCCCGGCCCCTTCCGAGGCCGCGGACCTCGACGGCCTGCTGGCCAGGATCGCGGCGGCCCGGGGCGAGCCCGGCGAAGCCACCGCCCTGGCCGACCGCGCGGTGCTCACCGCCGCGCGTACCGACTCCACCGTCGTGCGGGCCGTCGCGCTGCTGGACCAGGCCGAGGTGCTGCGGAGCTCGGGGCGGCGTGCGGGGGCCGGCGAGGCGGCCCTGCGGGCGCAGCGGTGCTTCACCGCCAAGGGGCATCTGCCGGGTGCCCGGCGGGCCGCGGAGATGCACGCGGCCCTGGAAGCCGGGAGTCCGCCGCTTCAGCACGCGAAACCTGGCTGA
- a CDS encoding aroma-sacti cluster domain-containing protein, whose amino-acid sequence MSENTTRAAGDSRGEQTLDILASHGFGVDGLTDEQRQVLGELSSQELELVLDIKARLDEVGPEVQAHSEIAGGALF is encoded by the coding sequence ATGAGCGAGAACACGACACGGGCCGCCGGTGACTCCCGCGGCGAACAGACACTGGACATCCTGGCGTCGCACGGCTTCGGCGTCGACGGCCTCACCGACGAACAGCGCCAGGTGCTGGGCGAGTTGAGCTCGCAGGAGTTGGAGCTGGTCCTCGACATCAAGGCACGCCTCGACGAGGTCGGCCCCGAAGTGCAAGCGCACAGCGAGATCGCCGGCGGGGCGCTCTTCTGA
- a CDS encoding iron-containing redox enzyme family protein — MSTPGTRAPVTAGTALRARLALTEPAVRAATGWLWRPDGLGRRYAVYLPVMHAVIRASVPLMERAAERSTALGATDAVGAPLAAYLREHVEEERGHDEWLLGDIAALGGDPAAVRARQPPPEVARFVGTQYYWIEHHHPVALLGYIAVLESCAPAPWLAERIAEAAGVPRAALRTVREHAELDTDHTADLFALVDTLPIGPVLVNALTTSALHTVSGLLDLFARIDRAACVDENPARGGTSTS, encoded by the coding sequence ATGAGCACCCCGGGCACCCGTGCGCCGGTGACGGCCGGGACGGCGCTGCGGGCCCGCCTCGCCCTGACCGAGCCGGCGGTGCGGGCCGCGACCGGGTGGCTGTGGCGGCCGGACGGACTCGGCAGGCGGTACGCGGTGTACCTGCCGGTGATGCACGCGGTGATCCGGGCCTCGGTACCGCTGATGGAACGGGCCGCGGAGCGCTCCACCGCGCTCGGCGCCACCGACGCGGTGGGGGCGCCGCTCGCCGCCTACCTGCGTGAGCACGTCGAGGAGGAGCGCGGTCACGACGAGTGGCTGCTCGGCGACATCGCGGCGCTCGGCGGGGACCCGGCGGCGGTGCGCGCGCGGCAACCGCCGCCCGAGGTAGCCCGGTTCGTGGGGACCCAGTACTACTGGATCGAGCACCACCACCCGGTCGCGCTGCTCGGATACATCGCCGTGCTGGAGAGCTGCGCGCCCGCGCCCTGGCTGGCGGAGCGGATCGCCGAGGCGGCCGGGGTCCCCCGGGCCGCGCTGCGCACCGTGCGCGAGCACGCCGAGCTGGACACGGACCACACGGCGGACCTGTTCGCCCTCGTCGACACCCTGCCGATCGGCCCGGTGCTGGTGAACGCGCTCACCACGAGCGCCCTGCACACCGTGTCCGGCCTGCTGGACCTGTTCGCCCGAATCGACCGCGCGGCCTGCGTGGACGAGAACCCTGCAAGAGGAGGGACCAGTACGTCATGA
- a CDS encoding radical SAM protein yields MELAELMTLRPVPGAGLLLTVTGRCPLHCAHCSTAATMAAGEPDARQLVRFVDSFSAENRPEVLMMTGGEPLLRPDLVTELADTARAVATRSVLLTGAYFAVRDDGGRRVGLPPRIARAIAAVDHFSVSLDAFHEREISRRAVFRLIRGVQDAGGAVSFHLVGSGPDDPYLADVTSDIRRTFDDRVPMLVNSLRQVGRAASWATARAVDPDPWRALPCSMAAWPVVAADGTVLACCNQHVVDRRPSPEHLTLGHVTRDTWSSVRARALSSPALRMIRTVGPAHLRARFATAPEGAAPPGYCAGCRTLGDHPEVLDAAASFASGPLGELLDGQAARAQTEAGPVALVRRHGCAPYADLVALPGPPR; encoded by the coding sequence ATGGAACTCGCCGAGCTGATGACGCTCCGTCCGGTACCCGGCGCGGGGCTGCTGCTCACCGTCACCGGACGCTGCCCGCTGCACTGCGCGCACTGCTCGACCGCGGCCACCATGGCGGCAGGAGAGCCGGACGCGCGACAACTCGTGCGCTTCGTCGACTCGTTCAGCGCGGAGAACCGCCCCGAGGTGCTGATGATGACCGGCGGCGAACCGCTGCTGCGGCCGGACCTGGTGACCGAACTGGCCGATACGGCACGGGCGGTGGCGACCCGGAGCGTCCTTTTGACCGGGGCCTACTTCGCCGTGCGGGACGACGGCGGGCGGCGCGTGGGCCTCCCGCCACGGATCGCCCGCGCGATCGCCGCAGTCGACCACTTCTCGGTCAGCCTGGACGCCTTCCACGAGCGGGAGATCAGCCGCCGTGCCGTGTTCCGGCTGATCCGAGGGGTGCAGGACGCGGGCGGGGCCGTCAGCTTCCACCTCGTCGGATCCGGGCCCGACGACCCCTACCTGGCCGACGTCACCTCCGACATCCGGCGCACCTTCGACGACCGGGTGCCGATGCTCGTCAACTCCCTGCGTCAGGTGGGCCGCGCGGCGTCCTGGGCCACCGCGCGCGCCGTCGACCCGGACCCGTGGCGCGCACTGCCGTGCTCCATGGCGGCCTGGCCCGTCGTGGCGGCCGACGGCACGGTCCTGGCGTGCTGCAACCAGCACGTGGTGGACCGCAGGCCGTCGCCGGAACACCTGACGCTCGGTCATGTGACCCGGGACACCTGGTCGTCGGTGCGCGCGCGGGCGCTCTCCTCGCCGGCGCTGCGCATGATCAGGACCGTGGGCCCCGCCCACCTCAGGGCCCGGTTCGCCACCGCCCCGGAAGGAGCCGCCCCGCCCGGGTACTGCGCGGGCTGCCGCACTCTCGGCGATCATCCCGAAGTCCTCGACGCCGCAGCCTCGTTCGCGTCGGGACCGCTCGGTGAGCTGCTCGACGGACAGGCGGCCAGGGCGCAGACCGAGGCGGGCCCGGTCGCGCTCGTGCGTCGGCACGGTTGCGCGCCGTACGCGGATCTGGTCGCTCTCCCCGGGCCGCCGCGATGA
- a CDS encoding AfsR/SARP family transcriptional regulator, which yields MAESPHDHLKFTVLGPLSADTADGPLPLGPLKQRLVLAMLLCRPNTPVSSDLLIDTLWESDPPRTARKNIQVYVSALRKVLAAGGGCDRLAHGTGGYRLRVEPGELDAERLRSLSRAAREAVAQGAIGAASRLLREALGLRRGLSLHDLRFSPAVRMEAERLDDRVLRVYEDWAEAELRLGHTNEVADTVGELVERHPERERLRAAQMNALFAQGRQTEALAGYEGLRRLLAAEYGLQPSPALETLYRSMLDGGPRDVGGPFAARRGAGGRWSDGTLGTLLPQDLPDFTGRGEQRRALTAFLESGAEGTGPGEGRLAVVSGPVGSGKTALAVHTAHRLGDRFPDGRVLIRMRDEAGRPRSGASVLAELTRRTGLSGAGAGAGAGEADDGGGPWGGPAAGALAASGDLDEAAAAWRAWLGPRKVLLVLDDAREEAGIRPLVPDRGASAVLVTARTRLVGLVSAHRQETGPFATAESLALLRAIVGRDRLDNCPEAAERITRATGGLPLAVRVSGLKLAVRRHLPLAEYAERLADGRIVLDELVAGDMDVRSRLASGWHDLSAADRASLCLLGGLPAGGFSLRQAAAVLNCAQDDALRKLEALLDAGALLAPDSEVTAHAAQYELPCLSRVYARQCAVGQPAPAVRATA from the coding sequence ATGGCTGAATCACCGCACGATCACCTGAAGTTCACCGTCCTGGGCCCCCTCTCGGCGGACACCGCGGACGGACCGCTGCCCCTCGGACCGCTCAAACAGCGGCTGGTCCTGGCGATGCTGCTGTGCCGCCCCAACACCCCCGTCTCCTCGGACCTGCTGATCGACACGCTGTGGGAGAGCGACCCGCCGCGTACCGCGCGCAAGAACATCCAGGTCTACGTGTCCGCGCTCCGCAAGGTCCTGGCGGCGGGCGGTGGGTGCGACCGGCTGGCGCACGGGACGGGCGGGTACCGCCTGCGGGTGGAGCCCGGGGAACTGGACGCCGAGCGCCTGCGGTCGCTGTCCCGGGCGGCCCGTGAAGCCGTGGCCCAGGGCGCGATCGGCGCCGCCTCCCGCCTGCTGCGGGAAGCGCTGGGCCTGCGCCGCGGCCTGTCCCTGCACGACCTGCGCTTCTCTCCCGCGGTCCGGATGGAGGCGGAACGCCTCGACGACCGTGTTCTGCGGGTCTACGAGGACTGGGCCGAGGCCGAACTCCGGCTCGGCCACACCAATGAAGTGGCCGACACCGTCGGGGAGCTGGTCGAACGGCACCCGGAGCGGGAGCGGTTGCGGGCAGCTCAGATGAACGCGCTGTTCGCCCAGGGGCGGCAGACCGAGGCACTCGCCGGGTACGAGGGACTGCGACGGCTCCTCGCGGCCGAGTACGGGCTGCAGCCGAGCCCCGCGCTCGAAACGCTGTACCGGTCGATGCTGGACGGCGGTCCGCGCGACGTCGGGGGGCCGTTCGCGGCCCGTCGCGGCGCGGGAGGCCGATGGTCCGACGGCACGCTCGGCACCCTGCTGCCGCAGGACCTCCCGGACTTCACCGGACGGGGAGAGCAACGGCGCGCGCTGACGGCCTTCTTGGAGTCCGGCGCCGAGGGCACGGGGCCGGGCGAGGGCCGGCTCGCCGTCGTCAGCGGACCCGTGGGCTCGGGCAAGACCGCGCTTGCCGTGCACACGGCCCACCGGCTCGGCGACCGCTTCCCCGACGGCCGGGTCCTGATCCGGATGCGCGACGAAGCCGGGCGCCCCAGGTCCGGTGCGTCGGTGCTCGCCGAACTCACGCGGCGCACGGGCCTGTCCGGCGCCGGCGCCGGCGCCGGCGCGGGGGAGGCGGACGACGGGGGCGGCCCCTGGGGCGGCCCGGCGGCCGGGGCCCTCGCCGCGTCCGGCGACCTCGACGAGGCCGCTGCCGCGTGGCGGGCCTGGCTCGGGCCGCGCAAGGTGCTGCTCGTCCTGGACGACGCGAGGGAAGAGGCGGGCATCCGCCCGCTGGTGCCGGACCGCGGCGCCAGCGCCGTACTGGTCACGGCGCGCACCCGGCTGGTGGGGCTGGTCTCCGCGCATCGCCAGGAGACCGGGCCGTTCGCCACCGCCGAGAGCCTGGCCCTGCTGCGTGCCATCGTGGGGCGGGACCGTCTCGACAACTGCCCCGAGGCCGCTGAGCGCATCACCCGCGCCACGGGCGGCCTCCCGCTCGCGGTACGGGTGAGCGGACTCAAACTCGCCGTACGACGGCATCTGCCGCTCGCCGAATACGCGGAACGGCTGGCCGACGGCCGGATCGTCCTGGACGAACTGGTGGCCGGCGACATGGATGTGCGATCGAGGCTGGCGAGTGGCTGGCACGACCTGTCCGCGGCCGATCGGGCGTCTCTCTGCCTGCTCGGGGGCCTGCCGGCCGGTGGCTTCAGCCTGCGGCAGGCCGCGGCCGTACTCAACTGCGCCCAGGATGACGCGTTACGGAAGCTGGAGGCGCTCCTGGACGCGGGCGCGCTGCTCGCTCCCGACAGCGAGGTCACCGCGCACGCGGCCCAGTACGAACTGCCGTGCCTGAGCCGGGTGTACGCGCGTCAGTGTGCGGTCGGGCAGCCGGCCCCCGCGGTGCGCGCCACGGCCTGA